In a single window of the Bufo bufo chromosome 5, aBufBuf1.1, whole genome shotgun sequence genome:
- the LOC121001589 gene encoding collagen alpha-1(I) chain-like, with translation MSKRGPGEPGEAGRAKCSPGELWKASRVESRGRPAGRRVVLESCGRPAGRRVVLESCGRPAGRRVVVESRGRPAGRRVVVESRGRPSGWRVVLESQGETSREESGPGEPGGDQQGGESRQGGERSWRARGKPAGRRVVLESQGEAVREESGPGESGGGRQGGEWSWRAVVCRQGGEWSWRPGETGREESGPGEPEETGRAESGPGEPEETGRAESGPGEPEETGTEESGPGEPEETGTEESGPGEPGETGREESGPGEPGETGREESGPGELWEAGREESGPGELWEASRAESGRGEPWEASRAESGRGEPGETVRVESGPGEPGGDQQGGEWSWRARGRPAGRRVVLESCGMPSGRTVVLESQGKAGRAESGPGEPGESRQDEEWSWRARGKPSGRRVVLESRGEAGRAESGPGELWYAVREESGPGDPGRPAGRRVVLESRRRPAGRRVVLESRRRPAGRRVVLESRRRPARRRVVLESRGRPAGRRVVLESRGRPAGRRVVLESRRRPAGRRVVLESREETGRAESGPGESGGDRQGGELSWRVGGRPAGRRVVLESRGEAGRAESGPGESGGGRQGGEWSWRVGGRPAGRRVVLESRGEAGRAESGPGESGGGRQGGEWSWRVGGRPAGRRVVLESRGEAGRAESGPGEAGTVFMAESSSLSG, from the exons ATGTCTAAGCGCGGTCCTGGAGAGCCGGGGGAGGCTGGCCGGGCAAAGTGTAGTCCTGGAGAGCTGTGGAAGGCCAGCAGGGTGGAGAGCCGGGGGAGGCCGGCAGGGAGGAGAGTGGTCCTGGAGAGCTGTGGGAGGCCGGCAGGGAGGAGAGTGGTCCTGGAGAGCTGTGGGAGGCCAGCAGGGCGGAGAGTGGTCGTGGAGAGCCGTGGGAGGCCAGCAGGGCGGAGAGTGGTCGTGGAGAGCCGGGGGAGACCGTCAGGGTGGAGAGTGGTCCTGGAGAGCCAGGGGGAGACCAGCAGGGAGGAGAGTGGTCCTGGAGAGCCAGGGGGAGACCAGCAGGGAG GGGAAAGCCGGCAGGGCGGAGAGCGGTCCTGGAGAGCCAGGGGAAAGCCGGCAGGACGAAGAGTGGTCCTGGAGAGCCAGGGGGAAGCCGTCAGGGAGGAGAGTGGTCCTGGAGAGTCGGGGGGAGGCCGGCAGGGCGGAGAGTGGTCCTGGAGAGCTGTGGTATGCCGTCAGGGAGGAGAGTGGTCCTGGAGACCCGGGGAGACCGGCAGGGAGGAGAGTGGTCCTGGAGAGCCGGAGGAGACCGGCAGGGCGGAGAGTGGTCCTGGAGAGCCGGAGGAGACCGGCAGGGCGGAGAGTGGTCCTGGAGAGCCGGAGGAGACCGGCACGGAGGAGAGTGGTCCTGGAGAGCCGGAGGAGACCGGCACGGAGGAGAGTGGTCCTGGAGAGCCGGGGGAGACCGGCAGGGAGGAGAGTGGTCCTGGAGAGCCGGGGGAGACCGGCAGGGAGGAGAGTGGTCCTGGAGAGCTGTGGGAGGCCGGCAGGGAGGAGAGTGGTCCTGGAGAGCTGTGGGAGGCCAGCAGGGCGGAGAGTGGTCGTGGAGAGCCGTGGGAGGCCAGCAGGGCGGAGAGTGGTCGTGGAGAGCCGGGGGAGACCGTCAGGGTGGAGAGTGGTCCTGGAGAGCCAGGGGGAGACCAGCAGGGAGGAGAGTGGTCCTGGAGAGCCAGGGGGAGACCAGCAGGGAGGCGAGTGGTCCTGGAGAGCTGTGGTATGCCGTCAGGGAGGACAGTGGTCCTGGAGAGCCAGGGGAAAGCCGGCAGGGCGGAGAGCGGTCCTGGAGAGCCAGGGGAAAGCCGGCAGGACGAAGAGTGGTCCTGGAGAGCCAGGGGGAAGCCGTCAGGGAGGAGAGTGGTCCTGGAGAGTCGGGGGGAGGCCGGCAGGGCGGAGAGTGGTCCTGGAGAGCTGTGGTATGCCGTCAGGGAGGAGAGTGGTCCTGGAGACCCGGGGAGACCGGCAGGGAGGAGAGTGGTCCTGGAGAGCCGGAGGAGACCGGCAGGGCGGAGAGTGGTCCTGGAGAGCCGGAGGAGACCGGCAGGGCGGAGAGTGGTCCTGGAGAGCCGGAGGAGACCGGCACGGAGGAGAGTGGTCCTGGAGAGCCGGGGGAGACCGGCAGGGAGGAGAGTGGTCCTGGAGAGCCGGGGGAGACCGGCAGGGCGGAGAGTGGTCCTAGAGAGCCGGAGGAGACCGGCAGGGCGGAGAGTGGTCCTGGAGAGTCGGGAGGAGACCGGCAGGGCGGAGAGTGGTCCTGGAGAGTCGGGAGGAGACCGGCAGGGCGGAGAGTTGTCCTGGAGAGTCGGGGGGAGGCCGGCAGGGCGGAGAGTGGTCCTGGAGAGTCGGGGGGAGGCCGGCAGGGCGGAGAGTGGTCCTGGAGAGTCGGGGGGAGGCCGGCAGGGCGGAGAGTGGTCCTGGAGAGTCGGGGGGAGGCCGGCAGGGCGGAGAGTGGTCCTGGAGAGTCGGGGGGAGGCCGGCAGGGCGGAGAGTGGTCCTGGAGAGTCGGGGGGAGGCCGGCAGGGCGGAGAGTGGTCCTGGAGAGTCGGGGGGAGGCCGGCAGGGCGGAGAGTGGTCCTGGAGAGTCGGGGGGAGGCCGGCAGGGCGGAGAGTGGTCCTGGGGAGGCTGGCACGGTTTTCATGGCTGAATCCTCCTCCCTGAGTGGCTGA